The following DNA comes from Anopheles arabiensis isolate DONGOLA chromosome 3, AaraD3, whole genome shotgun sequence.
AATGTTTGCTAAATAGTAATAAATAGGAGGGAAATGAAACAGCAGAAACAAATTCATTTTGCATAGAGGATTGTAAGAAAACAATCGCtcctcgttctctctctccgccCAAAAAAGTAGGTAACAGCAGGCACCGCCATAAGTGTAGTGCAGTAGAAGAAGTACAGCGCTAtaaatgtgtgtctgtgtgtatcaCGAAGAACAatattgttcaattttagTAATGCATTACGATTTGCGTATGCCCTCAAAGATCGATTTATCGCAAACATAATAacgaacgaaaagaaaaacccggGCAATGAAAGAAGGAGGGCATGCAAACGTTTTTTTGGTGAAATACATACAATACATAAATGAAACTATTTACAAAAGCTGCTCAAAATATACGgaagaaaatatataataacatagaaagaggttttttgttgtaacacacaatcacacacacattctctgTTGTTTTATGAAtatgaaacattaaaaaaacaagtgaaatatttttctcgtttttaaCACCACATCCACCATTTAACAAGGACGAAAAACACaaggaaacataaataattaaaaaaaaaacactgtagTCAGTAGGAAgtatttttgctatttttttttcctgtaccGGTGGATGAATAtacattattatattttacattttttctgtgtgttgcATCAATGTATTTCTCAGTAGAGGTGTGTGGAAGAAGCAGAGCAGCTgtgttaatatttttataaatgtATTTTACTGATTAATTGCTAGAGACACTACctacaataaaaatgaaaggtGTAGGCCGATACACGGCTAAACTGAAAATAGGGTAATTTGATTAATTATTATCAAAGAAAGAACGTATAaatattgtgtttttattatctATTTTCTATTCCTTTTGACTCTGCGTAGAATTTGAGAAAACTAGGTAATTTGGCCAGGTTACAAGGCTACGCAAATAAACTTCAAAAATCCTCTTTACCGTAAAGATTACGCCGAAAAGAATGGCCTCGAAACCCAGTTAAAATAAGGTACTTATGACCACCCTGTTGCAACAAGGCAACAGGATTCATTCTTTCACCCgaagtaaattgttttttttttttattaattaaaaacaagcgTTTTAAGCATCGTTACTTTTTTGGCTAAGCTAAAAATCCGTCGCGTATCTTGGGCTTAGGAGAAAGAATGGACTTGCTTCTCTCCCGCAGCTACGATCGTAAGCGTTCGGGTATACTAGGCCCGATAAGTGTTCAACGTTGACCACATTAAACACGACCCGTGTCGCCCTCTGTCGGTAATTAACGGAAACAATATCTTGCGGGCAAATCGGTCGATAGTAACACCACCCCATAGGAGAcctaaaaccaaaaccaaaaccatacTGGTCCTGACATCAACACATCATCTCTTCTGGTTACCAGTCATACCAATACTGATCCAATACTGATACTCCAATACTGATCATACTGGTCCTCGAACTGATCATGTACCCATGGCTGCCTTGTAACCTATCAAGAACTCATAACGGTCCTGGAATTTATCATCAACCCATACCGgtactggaactgatactgaacccgtACCGGTCCTAGAACCGATCATAAACCCATACTCGTACtagaactgatactgaactcaTGGCGGTCCTGGAACCTACCATGATCCCATACCTGTCTTGAAACCTCTCATGAAATCATATCGGTCCTAGAACTTATCATGAACCCTGCcttggaacctatcatgaacacAAACGGGTCCTGGAAACTTTCATGATTCCATACCTGCCCTGCAACCTATCATGATCCCATACCTGCCCTGCAActtatcatgaacccataccggtcctggaaacTATCATGAACAGTGGCGGatcaagggtatcgggggccctaggcggaacgacgagttgaggccctctgtaaatggtaaatgttgttgggggggggggtagcgGCACTAAAGctgctgttgggagattgaacagtaaacttgaaatgccgtcggggcccccttcgatcatcagtcgcaaactcttcaatttttgctgacggagggggggggggggtgcaaatgattcgccaacctcggggccccatcggccatccttccgggggcccttgtcgctagtactctgtccatacggcatactatacaatggcgatctacggggcccctaaatcggcggggccccaggcgaccgcctagtccgcctaccgttagatccgccgctgatCATGAACCCACACCGGCCcgggaacctatcatgaacttATACCGGTTCTGAAACTGATACTGAATCCATGCCGGACTTGAagctgatactgaacccataccggtcctggccCTACTAATGAATCCATATCAGTCCTGGAACTGAAAGTAAACTGGATAAAggacctggaactgatactgaacccataccgctTGGAACCGATCATAAACCCACAATGATCCAAAATTGCTCTCGATTTCATTAATATACAAGAACTGTATCTGGAACTGTTCCGGATTCAGATTCGGAACGATACTAGAACCTGGTTTGGATATGGAACCGATACAATTCCAGTTCCAGTCGAAAAACCAAACCCGCTGGTAAATTTGTAGCGTAGGAATTAGCGTAGGGAAGTTAGTAGAATTTGCACACTGATCCTTTCGAAGTTGGTTGCCAACGGTCAATTCAAATATCgccgttatttttatttccttccaactgtcaaacattATGATCAACACAGCACCCACCGTTGTCGTCACTCCCGTTGACAGAGCGTACTGTAAACAAACTCACCCTCATTTGCAATCGCATTGATTTTCTTCTGTGCAAAAGTGTTTTTTAATTGTAAAATGTTAGTTTTTCACCCCGATCTGTTCGTCTAATAACGTTCCCTTTGCTGTTTCATTAAGCCGCATCGTTAGTGCAAtccgaaaaatggaaaactttacAGCGGTAGATAAGCTGGAACCGGACCAACCGAAAGAGGGTCGTTCCGGTGGCTTGGTGCTGCGCCGAGACAAAGGTGAAGATGATATCGTGTTTAAGCAACCGCAAACGTCGCTCCTGGGACTGGACAAACTTGCCGCAGCCCGCCGTGCCCAGCAGAAAAAGGCTAGCAAACTGTCCTTCTACGGGCACGAGGCGGACGATGGCGATGATCCGGACGAACGCGGGTCCGAGCGGAGAAGGAGGGAGCACCATTCTTCATCACGAAAGCATCGCGATTCGGAGGAGAGGCGCGACAGGGAAGGTAGCGAGCGCCGTAAGCGCAGCCGacgggaggaggaggattaTCATCGATCAAACTCACGAAAGTACCGAGAGCGTGCGGTCGAGACGCCTTCCTACAGTGGCGGTGTGAGTGACGTCGCACGGCAGAAGCTGTCCAGCAAGGGGTCGGCAGAGTATGATGCGCACCGGAAGAAGGGCAGCCTGTATGCGACGTCGAAGGATGAGCATCGCCGGCGAGAGCAATATCGTCCACCGAGCCTACGGTCCGGATCGGAATCGCGACGAAGGTATGTTGTGCttagtttttgttgcttttaatttcCACCGCTAATGGACcttcttgttttgcttcgtCACACAGCACATTCTCCCGGTATGAGCCAAGCACTCCGCGCAGCAGACACCGTTCGAAGCAACCGTCCAGCTCGAACTGGACCGACGACGAGGATGAAGATGGTGAACCGTCCGGACAGCGCTCGTCCTGGGACTTCCCGACGCCGAAACCCTTCTCCGGTGCCGAGTTCACCGAAGCGGACCGCGAACAGTGGAACGAGGAGCAGCTGCGCCTCGACCGCGAATGGTACGGCAGCGATGACGAGCGGCAGATGAACGAATTTTCTGAGCTCAACTCCCAGTACCTGCAGCagcgcgagcagcagcagcagtcgcgcAACAATCGGCGCATTTCCGCCCAGCAGCGGCAGATCAACAAGGACAACGAGCTGTGGGAAAAGAACCGCCTGCTCACGTCCGGTGTGGTAATGTCGGTGAACGTGAACGAAGACTTTGACGAGGAAGCGCTCGAGCGGGTGCATCTGCTGGTGCATCATACCGTGCCGCCGTTTCTGGACGGTAGAATTGTGTTCACGAAGCAACCGGAACCGGTCGTGCCGGTGCGCGAACCGACCAGCGATATGGCAATCAACGCACGCAAGGGAAGCGCGCTGGTGCGTACGTACCGGGAGTTGAAGGAGCGCAAGCGGGCGCAGGCGAAGCACTGGCAGCTGGGCGGCACGAAGCTGGGCAACATTATGGGCGTGGCAAAGGATAAGGACGAGCAGGATCCGGCCGACGGGGACGATGAGGCGTACGATTCGCGCAAGGATCAAAAGTACGCGGACCACATTGGCGGGGAGAAGGGTGAGTTTGCGCCGCGCCGGAAGAcgatccagcagcagcgccgcTCGCTGCCCGTGTTTGCGGTGCGCCAGGACCTGCTGAACATTATACGCGAGAActcgatcatcatcattgtgGGTGAAACGGGCAGCGGCAAGACGACGCAGCTCACGCAGTACCTGCACGAGGACGGGTACAGCCGGCACGGCATGATCGGCTGTACGCAGCCGCGCCGTGTGGCGGCCATGTCCGTGGCGAAGCGCGTGTCCGACGAGATGGACTGCTCGCTCGGGCAGGAGGTGGGGTACGCGATCCGGTTCGAGGACTGCACGTCGGAGAAAACCGTCATCAAGTACATGACGGACGGTATACTGCTGCGCGAAAGCTTGCGCGACAAGGAGCTGGACGGGTACAGTGTGATCATAATGGACGAGGCGCACGAGCGCTCCCTGTCGACGGATGTGCTGTTCGGGCTGCTGCGCGAGATCGTTGCCAAGCGACGGGATTTGAAGCTGATCGTCACGTCCGCCACGATGGATGCGGGCAAGTTTTCCAACTTTTTCGGCAACGTGCCGACGTTCACCATCCCGGGCCGTACCTTTCCGGTGGACGTGTTTTACGGGAAGAACGTGTGTGAGGATTACGTGGACGGTGCGGTCAAGCAGGTGCTGCAGATCCATCTGCAGCCGACCGAGGGCGACATACTGGTGTTTATGCCCGGTCAGGAAGACATCGAAGTGACGTGCGAGGTGCTGGCGGAACGGTTGGGTGAAATCGACAATGCGCCGGAACTGTCCATACTGCCGATCTACTCGCAGCTGCCGTCCGATCTGCAGGCGAAGATCTTTCACCGCTCGGCGGACGGGACGCGCAAGTGCGTGGTGGCGACGAACATTGCCGAGACGTCGCTTACCGTGGACGGCATTACGTACGTGATTGATTCGGGGTACTGCAAGCTGAAGGTGTACAATCCGCGCATCGGCATGGACGCGCTGCAGATCTATCCGATCTCGCAGGCGAACGCGAACCAGCGGTCGGGCCGTGCGGGCCGTACCGGGCCCGGCCAAGCGTTCCGGCTGTACACCGAGCGGCAGTACAAGGACGAGCTGCTGCATCTGACCGTGCCGGAGATTCAGCGTACCAATCTGGCCaacacggtgctgctgctgaagtcgCTCGGGGTGAGCGATTTGCTGCAGTTCCACTTTATGGATCCACCGCCGCAGGACAATATACTGAACTCGCTCTATCAGCTGTGGATTTTGGGTGCGCTGGATCATACCGGGGCGCTTACGCCGCTGGGGCGCCAGATGGCCGAGTTTCCGCTCGATCCACCCCAGTGCCAGATGCTGATCGTGGCCAACGAGATGGGATGTAGTGAGGAGATTTTAATCATTGGTAAGGCGTGCAAGActtttggtgtttgtttttcattaattataatgtatttttatttaatttcagtATCGATGCTTTCCGTGCCCTCGATCTTCTACCGTCCCAAGGGACGGGAGGAGGAAGCGGACAGTGTGCGGGAAAAGTTCCAGGTGCCCGAATCCGACCACCTCACCTACCTGAACGTGTACCAGCAGTGGAAGATGAACAAGTAAGTGTGCCCCCCCAACGGCATCGAAGATCGACCTAATGACCGATGGCCTTTCCGTTTCAGATACTCCGGCTCCTGGTGCAACGAACACTTCATCCACGTGAAGGCAATGCGCAAGGTGCGGGAGGTGCGCCAGCAGCTCAAGGACATctacagccagcagcagcggctaaCGCTGAAATCGTGCGGCACCGACTGGGACGTGGTGCGCAAGTGCATCTGCTCGGCGTACTTCTACCAGGCGGCCCGGCTGAAGGGCATCGGCGAGTATGTGAACCTGCGCACGGGCATGCCGTGCCATCTGCATCCCACCTCGGCACTGTACGGGCTCGGCACCACACCGGACTACGTCGTGTACCACGAGCTGATCATGACGGCGAAAGAGTACATGCAGTGCGCGACGGCCGTGGACGGGTACTGGTTGGCCGAGCTGGGCCCGATGTTCTTCTCGGTGAAGGAAACGGGCAAGAGCGGGCGGGACAAGCGGCGCCAGGCGGTGGAGCACCAGAACGCGATGGAGGTGCAGATGCGGGAagcgcagcagcagatggAGCAGCGCAAGCAGGACGAGGAGAAGCACAAGTTCACGATCAAGCAGGAGATCGTGACGCCGGGCGCAACGCCGCGCCGTACACCGGCACGGATTGGGTTGTAGGAAGTTGGAAGCGGAAATAAAAGGAAACTAAcagtgttttattattaataatgatAATGGTGATTTTGAGAGCTCTTAAAAATTTATTAGAACTTTCAACTTGAGCTTTAATTTaatcgactccgatccgactccgataaattcggacttcggaaggtaggtccgcccagCATTATCGGGAGTCGTGCTGAATCTTCCGGAATCGTCGTCCGGAGTtcagagttggagtcgtcgggagtcgtccggagtcgttgggagtcagagtcatccggagtcatttggagtcattcggattcgtccggagttgttcggagtcgtccggagtcgtccagagtcgcccgaagtcgtccagagtggtccgaagtcgttcagagttggagccgtccggagtttTTGGGAGTCgcagtcacccggagtcgttcggagtcgtagtcgtccagagtcgtccggaatcgtacagagtcggagtcgtccggagttgttggGAGTCTGAGTCGTTTCGAACTGTTCGGTGTTGGAGtggtccggaatcgtccggagtcgtccagagtcgtccggagtcgtccagagtcgtccggagtcgtccagagaggttcggagtcgttcggagtcggagtcgtccggagttttTGGGAGTCGTCCTTAGTCGTTTAGAGTTGTTCGGAGTTCGAGTTgtgcggagtcgttcggagttgtccagagtcgtccagagtcgtccagagagGTACGGAATCGTtcagagttggagtcgtccggagttttTGGGAGTCGGGGTCATCCGGAGCCGtttggagtcgaagtcgtccgaagtcgtgcagagtcggagtcatccggagtcgttgaGAGTCGGACTAACACTGGTCggatcccaagcgccacagattaagcttaaacgactggaaaatttaatatccatagaaaaaaaatgaaagctccacagcttcattggtttgatcaatagatggcgtattaaaactaatcattatattgctatccttttcttgcaatgtgtttcgacaagtttcatcttatcatgacctataaagccttctaactttccgagcaaaaatctatatgaatggtcgtgtggtcagatacgtgggtatcaacaccatcgACCATTATTCAAacctcacttgcttcagtgctggtgatttacattggagtttagtatttaaacaatcgtattgccgttctagttctagcgatgcataacttcaatgcgaaactaTACAACattacagaggaaatgagaaagctctcctccaagcaaggaagctcaactggttgggtatcccacaaaaagatggcgccaccagcttttttgctatttttagaatacatgagtcgtttgccgtctgctaaacgaagtctttctatattccgtttaggtagagaacttgagtcgtttagaagccgtttagtggtcgtttagtggatttgtggcacttgggatcgGAGTTGCgggtgcgctccaaagagcacatcactaagCCGAATCATGCccatgttttacatttttatcattttcaatGCGCTGTATCGTTCTTCAAGGAATAACAATGGATgttaaaacataattaaagaacttcataaatttttttatacatatttttgcaAGCGaagaataaaatatattaa
Coding sequences within:
- the LOC120902878 gene encoding pre-mRNA-splicing factor ATP-dependent RNA helicase PRP16, giving the protein MENFTAVDKLEPDQPKEGRSGGLVLRRDKGEDDIVFKQPQTSLLGLDKLAAARRAQQKKASKLSFYGHEADDGDDPDERGSERRRREHHSSSRKHRDSEERRDREGSERRKRSRREEEDYHRSNSRKYRERAVETPSYSGGVSDVARQKLSSKGSAEYDAHRKKGSLYATSKDEHRRREQYRPPSLRSGSESRRSTFSRYEPSTPRSRHRSKQPSSSNWTDDEDEDGEPSGQRSSWDFPTPKPFSGAEFTEADREQWNEEQLRLDREWYGSDDERQMNEFSELNSQYLQQREQQQQSRNNRRISAQQRQINKDNELWEKNRLLTSGVVMSVNVNEDFDEEALERVHLLVHHTVPPFLDGRIVFTKQPEPVVPVREPTSDMAINARKGSALVRTYRELKERKRAQAKHWQLGGTKLGNIMGVAKDKDEQDPADGDDEAYDSRKDQKYADHIGGEKGEFAPRRKTIQQQRRSLPVFAVRQDLLNIIRENSIIIIVGETGSGKTTQLTQYLHEDGYSRHGMIGCTQPRRVAAMSVAKRVSDEMDCSLGQEVGYAIRFEDCTSEKTVIKYMTDGILLRESLRDKELDGYSVIIMDEAHERSLSTDVLFGLLREIVAKRRDLKLIVTSATMDAGKFSNFFGNVPTFTIPGRTFPVDVFYGKNVCEDYVDGAVKQVLQIHLQPTEGDILVFMPGQEDIEVTCEVLAERLGEIDNAPELSILPIYSQLPSDLQAKIFHRSADGTRKCVVATNIAETSLTVDGITYVIDSGYCKLKVYNPRIGMDALQIYPISQANANQRSGRAGRTGPGQAFRLYTERQYKDELLHLTVPEIQRTNLANTVLLLKSLGVSDLLQFHFMDPPPQDNILNSLYQLWILGALDHTGALTPLGRQMAEFPLDPPQCQMLIVANEMGCSEEILIIVSMLSVPSIFYRPKGREEEADSVREKFQVPESDHLTYLNVYQQWKMNKYSGSWCNEHFIHVKAMRKVREVRQQLKDIYSQQQRLTLKSCGTDWDVVRKCICSAYFYQAARLKGIGEYVNLRTGMPCHLHPTSALYGLGTTPDYVVYHELIMTAKEYMQCATAVDGYWLAELGPMFFSVKETGKSGRDKRRQAVEHQNAMEVQMREAQQQMEQRKQDEEKHKFTIKQEIVTPGATPRRTPARIGL